The following are encoded together in the bacterium genome:
- a CDS encoding DUF1003 domain-containing protein — translation MTTPTDETTGNRRHFRFHAPHAHLAPTFGEGWFGASAERFARFFGTPTFLVVQTIIVGVWILANVVGLVQFDLYPFILLNLAFSLQAAYAAPLILLAQTRQADRDKAHADADALHREDLARASIERQELAAQETAALRALMDQNTELTRITRELAQRIEELTRQIHGRVVAQPDQP, via the coding sequence ATGACGACCCCCACGGACGAGACGACAGGGAACCGGCGCCACTTCCGCTTCCATGCGCCGCACGCGCACCTGGCGCCGACCTTCGGCGAGGGCTGGTTCGGCGCGTCGGCCGAGCGCTTCGCGCGCTTCTTCGGCACGCCGACGTTCCTGGTGGTGCAGACGATCATCGTCGGCGTCTGGATCCTCGCCAACGTCGTCGGCCTCGTGCAGTTCGACCTCTATCCCTTCATCCTGCTCAACCTCGCGTTCAGCCTGCAGGCGGCGTACGCGGCGCCGCTGATCCTGCTGGCGCAGACGCGACAGGCGGATCGCGACAAGGCGCACGCCGACGCCGACGCGCTGCACCGCGAGGACCTGGCGCGCGCCAGCATCGAACGCCAGGAGCTGGCGGCGCAGGAGACCGCCGCCCTCCGAGCGCTGATGGATCAGAACACCGAGCTGACGCGCATCACCCGCGAGCTGGCGCAGCGCATCGAAGAGCTGACGCGCCAGATCCACGGCCGGGTGGTCGCCCAGCCGGACCAGCCTTGA
- a CDS encoding CoA ester lyase gives MAASLRRSLLFVPGSEPRHLARARAAGADTVVFDLEDAVAPAAKGEARGLVAAALRAGGYGASEPAVRVNAPGTPWFGADLAATVAAGAAAIMVPKAERAGELAAVAERLDGLERAHGRPPGSVRLLALVETAAGIADAFALGAATPRLEALCFGHADLARDLRLAGADAARGVLHHARCALALAARGRGLAAIDCVCLAVRDAEAARADARLGLELGFAGKLCIHPQQVAIVNQVYTPTPAQIARARRVVSAWRTARRDGHAVLTLDGMMVDAPLVAAEEQVLERARQAGALATGDEEETA, from the coding sequence ATGGCCGCGTCGCTTCGCCGCTCCCTCCTCTTCGTGCCCGGCAGCGAGCCGCGCCATCTGGCGCGCGCGCGCGCCGCCGGCGCCGACACGGTGGTGTTCGATCTCGAGGACGCGGTCGCCCCCGCGGCCAAGGGCGAGGCGCGGGGGTTGGTGGCGGCGGCGCTGCGCGCCGGCGGCTACGGCGCCAGCGAGCCGGCGGTGCGCGTCAACGCCCCCGGCACCCCGTGGTTCGGGGCCGACCTCGCGGCGACGGTGGCCGCCGGCGCCGCCGCGATCATGGTGCCGAAGGCGGAGCGCGCCGGCGAGCTGGCGGCAGTGGCCGAGCGGCTCGACGGGCTGGAGCGCGCCCACGGCCGGCCGCCGGGCAGCGTGCGGCTGCTGGCGCTGGTCGAGACGGCCGCCGGCATCGCCGACGCCTTCGCGCTCGGCGCCGCGACGCCGCGGCTCGAGGCCCTGTGCTTCGGGCACGCGGACCTGGCGCGCGACCTGCGTCTCGCCGGCGCCGACGCCGCGCGCGGGGTCCTCCACCACGCGCGCTGCGCCCTGGCGCTGGCGGCGCGCGGCCGCGGCCTGGCGGCGATCGACTGCGTCTGCCTGGCGGTGCGCGACGCCGAGGCGGCGCGCGCCGACGCGCGGCTGGGGCTCGAGCTCGGGTTCGCCGGCAAGCTCTGCATCCACCCGCAGCAGGTGGCGATCGTCAACCAGGTCTACACGCCGACGCCGGCGCAGATCGCGCGTGCCCGGCGGGTGGTGTCCGCCTGGCGCACGGCGCGGCGCGACGGCCACGCCGTGCTCACGCTCGACGGGATGATGGTCGACGCGCCACTGGTGGCGGCCGAGGAGCAGGTGCTCGAGCGGGCCCGCCAAGCCGGCGCGCTGGCGACCGGCGACGAGGAGGAGACGGCATGA